The genome window TGACACAGTCGTTATGTATTCTTACATTTATAAATATTAAGTCTGTTTTAATAAACAATTTCTGAAAATAGTTTTCCCTGTTTTAAACAAAAGGAGACGTTATGAACAAAAGAAGAGCTGTTTTATTGTTTTTATGCGGAATCTTTCTTGTATCCCATTCTCGTATTTTTGCTCAGGGTATCAAACCTGGTGCAGTTTCACCATCAATGCTTAAACAAATCAAATCATCAATGAGTTTAAATGGTAATACTTTAGGCATTATTAATGCTGTGTCTAACAATGATACAAGGAAGCTGATTGTCAATCGGGAAAATATTGGCAAAATTGATCATAATTTTGCAGTAAAACTGGATATCAAGGGAATTACAAATCAAAAATCTTCAGGAAGATGCTGGTTATTTACCAGTTTGAACGTCTTACGGCAAAAAGTAAAAGCAAAGTACAACCTTAAAAGTTTTGAATTCTCGGAAACCTATCCGTTCTTTTGGGATCAATTTGAGAAAGCCAATCTGTTTTTAGAAGGTGTGATAGAAACTCGTAAAGATGATATGAAAAGTAGAAAAGTTGAGTGGCTTTTTAAACATCCTGTAGGTGACGGCGGTGTATGGAACATGGCAGTAGCAATTATTGAAAAATACGGTTTGGTGCCTATGAGTGTTATGCCTGAAACCTATCACAGCCAGCATACAGGTTCCATGAGCCGTTTGCTTCGGCTTAAGCTGAAAGAACAGGGGCTTAAATTAAGGGCATTGTCTGCCAAAGGAAAAAGTACTGCATATTTAAGAAAAGAGAAAGAAAAAATGCTGGCAGATATTTATAAACTCCTGGTGTATCATCTTGGAAATCCTCCTGAAAAATTTACATGGAGATATACAGACAAAGACGGTAAGCTGAGTGCTGAAAAAACATTTACTCCAAAAGAGTTTTACAAAGATGCTCTTAATATAGATATGAATAGTTATGTAATGCTAATGAATGATCCGACAAGGCCTTT of bacterium contains these proteins:
- a CDS encoding C1 family peptidase, encoding MNKRRAVLLFLCGIFLVSHSRIFAQGIKPGAVSPSMLKQIKSSMSLNGNTLGIINAVSNNDTRKLIVNRENIGKIDHNFAVKLDIKGITNQKSSGRCWLFTSLNVLRQKVKAKYNLKSFEFSETYPFFWDQFEKANLFLEGVIETRKDDMKSRKVEWLFKHPVGDGGVWNMAVAIIEKYGLVPMSVMPETYHSQHTGSMSRLLRLKLKEQGLKLRALSAKGKSTAYLRKEKEKMLADIYKLLVYHLGNPPEKFTWRYTDKDGKLSAEKTFTPKEFYKDALNIDMNSYVMLMNDPTRPFYKLYEIEYDRDVFESFNWKYINLPAEEIKKFAFKSLLGGEPMYFSCDVGKQLDREAGILSLKNYDYESLFGMPFKMNKAERIMTSASGSTHGMALVGVDTTMAGKPDKWLLENSWGPSAGHNGFLTMTDKWFDEYMFRLVVQKKYMTRKIVDILKQKPLMLSPWDPMFLPAEDI